Proteins co-encoded in one Dendropsophus ebraccatus isolate aDenEbr1 chromosome 9, aDenEbr1.pat, whole genome shotgun sequence genomic window:
- the LOC138801044 gene encoding uncharacterized protein translates to MTQATYATHAMHLRQCVAPFGEARACADPPAKVAGDPPWIPRAAATSSSPASTLGAPQGERGPEAPQEDATTRQNIRKEGPSSRSMPCPKTHDHTGSQWICVRNRHPLLHQKGCLCPPLLWNLPVKSQWPCAQVSSVSRQISSDVINHLCFVECFSSCLLPGGRRPSVWLIGDSYIYWAAQRASECPDGLNLGFTHADLSWRGVRDLKWLQVLPEVVAVSNLKKRPAVLVIHAGSYNISSCAALKQLIALMCSDFDHFATLFSDLVIVWSEVIPSVFWFGARDLSLIKTTRRVVNLRVSEHIRSMGGIVIRHKQIEKNYKNLILPDGVRLNNAGLDIFISELRDAIDQALVFLSKSKTLVPPHTQM, encoded by the exons ATGACGCAGGCGACGTACGCTACGCACGCTATGCACCTACGTCAGTGCGTCGCGCCATTTGGAGAAGCGCGCGCATGCGCAGACCCACCAGCAAAGGTTGCAGGAGACCCGCCATGGATCCCGAGGGCCGCAGCGACTTCAAGCTCCCCTGCATCAACTCTGGGAGCGCCGCAAGGGGAGCGGGGACCGGAGGCACCTCAAGAAGATGCGACCACCAGGCAGAACATCCGGAAGGAAGGACCCTCAAGCCGCTCCATGCCTTGCCCCAAGACCCATGACCACACAGGATCACAG TGGATTTGTGTCAGGAACCGTCACCCTCTGCTACACCAGAAAGGTTGCCTATGCCCTCCTCTACTGTGGAACCTGCCAGTAAAAAGCCAGTGGCCTTG TGCCCAAGTGTCATCTGTATCTAGGCAGATTTCATCTGATGTAATAAACCATTTatgttttgttgaatgtttttcTTCTTGCCTCCTTCCAGGTGGTCGGAGGCCTTCTGTCTGGCTCATTGGGGACTCGTATATTTATTGGGCGGCTCAGAGGGCGTCAGAATGTCCAGATGGTCTTAATCTGGGATTCACTCATGCTGATTTGTCCTGGAGAGGTGTCCGTGATCTCAAGTGGTTGCAAGTTCTTCCTGAGGTTGTGGCTGTGAGCAATCTGAAAAAGCGTCCCGCCGTGTTGGTCATCCACGCTGGCAGCTACAACATAAGTTCATGTGCGGCTCTGAAGCAGCTCATTGCACTGATGTGCTCAGATTTTGATCATTTTGCTACCCTCTTCTCAGACTTGGTGATTGTGTGGTCGGAAGTGATTCCTAGTGTGTTTTGGTTTGGGGCTCGTGATCTTTCACTCATCAAAACAACACGCCGAGTGGTTAATTTGCGGGTCTCCGAGCATATTCGGTCAATGGGCGGTATCGTAATTCGGCACAAACAGATTGAAAAAAACTATAAGAACCTAATACTACCGGATGGCGTTCGGCTGAACAATGCCGGGTTGGACATATTTATATCAGAATTAAGAGACGCTATTGATCAAGCCCTCGTTTTTCTGAGTAAGTCGAAGACGCTGGTACCTCCGCATACACAGATGTAG